AGCAGCCACAGGAAGAAGGGCGCGCCGAGCAGGGTGGTGAGGATCCCGACAGGCAGCTCGGTCGGCGGCAGGGCGCAACGCGCCGCGATGTCGGCCGCCACCAGCAGCCCGCCGCCGAGCCAGGCCGCGGCTGGCAGCAGCGTGCGGTGATCGGGCCCCAGTGTCAGGCGCAGCAGGTGCGGCACCAACAGGCCCACGAAGGCGATGATGCCGGCCAGCGACACCGCCGCGCCGACGCCCAGCGCGATGCCCAGCAGCAGCCGGCGCTTGAGCCGGTCCACGTCGATGCCGAGGTGGCCGGCCTCGGCCTCGCCGAGCAGCAGCGCGTTGAGCCCGCG
This portion of the Nevskiales bacterium genome encodes:
- a CDS encoding iron ABC transporter permease; amino-acid sequence: LLLPLAAFGGGLAATALVAGWAQRQGRLSIAGVLLAGIAINALCLAGIGLLSHIADDHALRSLNFWSFGSLGKAGWTDLLLAAPLMLLPLLLIPRAARGLNALLLGEAEAGHLGIDVDRLKRRLLLGIALGVGAAVSLAGIIAFVGLLVPHLLRLTLGPDHRTLLPAAAWLGGGLLVAADIAARCALPPTELPVGILTTLLGAPFFLWLLRRQHLEGY